GGCACGGACAAACTTTTTGCCATTGAAAACACCGCTCATCTCCAACGTGACGGCGGAAGAGGTGACGTCCCCAGATGAACTCCCGTCCTTACTTGAAAAACAGATCTATTCGCCGGTACAGTGGGAGGCCACGACGCGCCACTTGCTTGCTTCCGGGTGCGATCTTTTCCTGGAGTTGGGTGGGAAGATCCTTTCCGGACTGGTGAAAAAGACCACCGCAGGGGCGAAGGTCATTTCCCTCATGGAAGCGGAGGATGTAAAAAAATACTTGCAAAAGTAGGGGAGGTTTAGTAATATGAAGTTGGCTCAGGAAGTGGCAATCATTACCGGGGCGGCCCGCGGAATTGGACGGGCGATTGCGGAAGCATTGGCCAAAGAGGGCGCCAAAGTAGTACTGGTTGATCTATTGCCCGCCGTTCATGACACCGCTGCGGAGCTGCGGCAGGCCGGTCATGAAGTTCTGGCGCTCACGGGGGATGTGTCCAGCTTTGATGAAGCCCAGCAGATGGTCGACCAGACGATTGCGCATTTTGGACAAGTTGATATTCTGGTGAATAATGCTGGTATTACCAGGGATAATCTATTACTACGCATGCCCCCGGAAGACTGGGAAAAAGTGATCAACATCAATTTAACCGGAACTTTTAACTTGACGAAAGCGGCAATTAAACATATGATAAAAAGGAAAACCGGGAAAATTATCAATATTGCGTCGATTATTGGTGAGATTGGCAACGTGGGACAAGCAAACTACGCCGCTTCGAAAGCGGGGGTCATCGCCTTTACCAAATCGGTCGCCAAGGAACTGGGTTCCCGCGGGATTCGGGCCAACGCCGTGGCCCCGGGTTTTATCAAATCCCAAATGACCGATGTCTTGCCGGATAAGGTCAAAGCGGAGTTGGAAAAACAGATTCCCCTCTCCCGTTTGGGCCTACCGGAAGATGTGGCCAAAGCAGTCGTCTTTTTAGCCTCTTCCGATGCGGACTACATTACCGGGCAGGTCTTAAACATCGATGGCGGTATGGTGATGTAACATCTGCTGTTGCCGACGAAAGAGACATTCGCGTTTAACTTAAATTATAAATTAAAATAGAATTGAGGAAGCATTGGAAGGAGGTGAAGCAGGTTGGAAAAGATCTTCGAGAAAGTAAAAGAAATCGTAGTTGAACAACTGGGTGTAGATGAGGAAGAGGTAACCATGGAGGCCTCTTTTGTCGATGATTTAGGTGCCGATTCGTTGGACATTGTCGAGTTGATTATGGCATTCGAGGAGGCTTTTGAAACCGAGATTCCGGACGAAGATGCCGAAAAGATTGTCACTGTTGGTGATGCGGTGAAATACATTAAAGAGAATGCTCAATAAATACATAGTCCCGGGAATTTCTCGGGACTTACCACAAAAAGGTCTAATCTTTGTTTTTCCCCGCCGTTACGGTGGGGTATTTTATAAGTATGAAGGATTGAACTTGCACGAGAAAGAGGTGCCGAAATGAGCAGAAGAGTGGTTGTTACCGGGCTGGGTGTCATCTCGGCCCTTGGGCTTGACGTAGACACCTTTTGGACGAACATCGTGAACGGTAAATCCGGCGTTTCTTTGGTGGAGTCCTTTGATACATCGGAGTTTCAGACGAAAATTGCGGCCGAAGTTAAGGACTTTAACCCGACCGATCATTTTGAGAAAAAAGATGCACGCCACATGGACCGTTTCACTCAGTTTGCCGTGGTGGCTGCCCGACAGGCGTTGTCCGACAGTCAACTCAAAATTACGGAAGATAATGCCCACCAGGTGGGGGTGGTCATCGGATCCGGGATCGGTGGCTTA
This sequence is a window from Capillibacterium thermochitinicola. Protein-coding genes within it:
- a CDS encoding acyl carrier protein, which gives rise to MEKIFEKVKEIVVEQLGVDEEEVTMEASFVDDLGADSLDIVELIMAFEEAFETEIPDEDAEKIVTVGDAVKYIKENAQ
- the fabG gene encoding 3-oxoacyl-[acyl-carrier-protein] reductase, yielding MKLAQEVAIITGAARGIGRAIAEALAKEGAKVVLVDLLPAVHDTAAELRQAGHEVLALTGDVSSFDEAQQMVDQTIAHFGQVDILVNNAGITRDNLLLRMPPEDWEKVININLTGTFNLTKAAIKHMIKRKTGKIINIASIIGEIGNVGQANYAASKAGVIAFTKSVAKELGSRGIRANAVAPGFIKSQMTDVLPDKVKAELEKQIPLSRLGLPEDVAKAVVFLASSDADYITGQVLNIDGGMVM